Below is a genomic region from Deltaproteobacteria bacterium.
ATACGGTAAATAACAGAAGCGGCAAGTTAACTGTCATGAATAGAAATGGTGAGGCTCTTGTTATCGATGAGACAGGTAGAGAAAAGGAAAGATTTAAATTAGTCTATGGTGCCATTTTAGGTTTTAAAGAAGGACAAAAAATTAACAAAGGTTCGGTTGTTGCTGAATGGGACCCCTACTCTAATCCCATTATTTCTGAGGTTTCAGCATTGGTTCAGTACCATGATATTGAAGAAGGTTCGACCATGCAAGAGCAGGTTGATGCTGTAACCGGTTTTGCAACAAAAGTAATTACCGAGTCAAAATCGTCAGATGTGAAGCCAACAGTTTATTTAATTGATAAAAATGGAAAACAATTAAATCTACCTGGTAGGGATATTCCAGCAAGATACATTATTCCTGTTGGAGCCCAGCTTTTAGTTACCGATGGTCAGGAAGTCCATTCTGGAGATGTTATTGCAAAAATTCACAGGGAAACATCTAAAACAAAAGATATCACGGGAGGTCTTCCTCGTGTAGCTGAATTGTTTGAAGCGAGAAAACCTAAGGAAGCTAGCATTATCTCAGAGATAGATGGCTATGTAACCTTTGGAAAAGATGTTAAGGGAAAACAAAGGGTTATTGTTACTCCAGATGTAGGTGAGCAGAGAGAATATTTAATTCCAAAAGGGAAACATGTTGCAGTGAGAGAAGGCGAATATGTAAGAGCTGGTGAGCCTTTAATGGATGGTCCGACCAATCCTCATGATATTCTTGCTGTTTTGGGAGAGAAACAATTGTCTGCTTATTTAACAAATGAAATTCAAGAAGTTTACAGGCTTCAAGGTGTTAATATAAATGATAAACATATTGAGGTTATAGTAAGACAAATGTTGAGAAAAGTAGAAATTGCTGATCCTGGTGATACTCGATTTTTAAGTGGTGAACAAGTTGAAAAATTTTCACTATATCTTGAGAATCAGAGAGTTTTACAAGATGGTGGTGCTCAAGCCAGCATGAAACCTTTATTGTTAGGTATTACAAAGGTTTCTCTGAGTACAGAAAGTTGGATCTCAGCTGCTTCTTTCCAGGAAACAACAAAAGTGTTAACTGATGCGGCTATTAATTCAAAAACTGATAATCTTAGAGGGCTGAAAGAAAATATTATTATGGGCAGATTAATTCCTGCCGGAACAGGTTTAACGTCTTATAAAAAATGGAAAGTTATTATTAAAGAAGATGAAGAAATGATGATGGAAGCTTCACTTCCTGGGATGAGCGTGAACAGATAAATAAAATAGCTTGACGTTGGATTGATCGTTGTATTAAAAGCTTTAAGCTATTTGTGTAAAAATAAGGAAATTTTAAGGAGAATTTGTGCCTACTATTAACCAACTTATAAAAAAAGAGAGATCATCTCAAAAAAATCAAACTAAGTCTCCTGCGTTGACGTCGTGTCCTCAAAAAAGGGGAGTTTGCACAAGAGTGTACACAACAACTCCCAAAAAACCAAATTCGGCATTAAGAAAAGTGGCAAAGGTTAGGCTTTCAAATGGTTTTGAAGTTATCTCTTATATTCCAGGCATAGGACATAACTTACAAGAACACTCAGTTGTTCTCATTAGAGGTGGAAGAGTAAAAGACTTGCCAGGTGTTAGATATCATATCGTTCGTGGAGTTCTAGATCTTCAAGGTGTAAATGGTAGATTGAGAAGTAGATCAAAATATGGAACAAAAAGACCTAAAAAGTAATTTTTAAAGGAAAATTTAATGTCACGCAGAAAAAAAACCTTCAAAAGAGAAATCATACCAGATCCTGTATACAAGGATCTAGTGTTTGCCAAATTTATCAATAAAATGACAATTCAGGGTAAGAAGGCTACCGCTCAAAAGTTATTTTATGGAGCTTTATCTGAACTCGAAGGAAAAGTTCCAAATGAAGAATCGATAAATGTTTTAAAAAAAGCCATTGAAAATACCAAGCCGTCTATAGAAGTTAGATCAAGACGGGTGGGTGGCGCAACTTATCAAGTTCCTGTAGATGTTAGGCCGACGAGAAGATTATCATTAGCTATGAAGTGGTTGATAGAGTACTCTCGTAGTAGGGGAGAGAAGGATTTTTCTAAGCGACTGGCTGGAGAGATATTAGATGCCTTTAATAATAAAGGTAACTCTGTTAAGAAAAAAGAAGATGTTCATAGAATGGCTGAAGCTAACAAAGCTTTCTCTCATTATAATTGGTAAACTAGATGTCGGCCAAAGAGCCTAATAAGGTCAGTGATTTAGCATATACACGAAATATTGGTATCGCTGCCCATATCGATGCTGGAAAAACAACTACTTCTGAAAGAATATTATTCTATTCTGGCAAGAGTCATAAAATTGGTGAGGTTCACGAAGGTAATACGGCTATGGACTGGATGGTCCAAGAGCAAGAGAGAGGTATTACAATAACCTCCGCTTCAACGACTCTGTTTTGGAATGATTATCGTATAAATTTAATTGATACCCCTGGACATGTTGATTTTACAATTGAGGTTGAAAGATCACTAAGGGTGCTTGATGGAGCAATTGCGGTATTTGATGCTGTGAGCGGTGTGGAGCCCCAATCGGAGACGGTTTGGAGGCAGGCCAACAAATTTAAAGTTCCTAGAATTTGTTTCATAAACAAGATGGATAGAGTTGGGGCAAATTTTTTTGAATCAGTTTCCTCTATAAAATTAAAATTAAATGCTAATCCGATAATTCTACAAATTCCTTATGGGCTTGAGGATAATTTTAAAGGTGTAATTGATCTTATTGAAATGAAGCTGCATCTCTGGGGGGAAGAATCTAAGTTTGGAGATTCTTACATAACTTCTGATATTCCTGAAGAGAATATCAAAGAGGTTATCGAATATAGAAAAAAAATAGTTGAAAGTATTGTTGAATTAGATGATGACCTTGTCGATTTATTTCTAAAGGGTGAGGAAATTAGTGTTTTAAGTTTAAAAAAATCTCTTAGAAAATCTGTAGTAAATCTAAAAGCCTTTCCTGTTTTTTGTGGGTCTGCTTTTAAGAATAAGGGCATTCAGCCGCTTTTAGATGCTGTCATTGACTACTTGCCTTCTCCTATCGATAAGTTATTTCTAACGGCAACTGATTATAGAAACGAGCTTCCGGTTGAGTTTAAAGTTAACTTCGAGGATCCTTTTGTTGGCCTTGCATTTAAAATTGCAAATGACCCTTTTTCTGGAAATTTAACCTATGTTAGGGCATATTCTGGAACTTTAAAAGTGGGAGATGTGCTTTTAAATCCAAGAGTAAACAAAAAAGAAAAAATTCAAAAAATATTAAAAATGCATGCTAATCATCGTGAAGAAGTGGTGGACCTTAAAGCTGGAGATATAGGTGCTGTTATTGGTTTAAAGTTCACTGGCACAGGGGACAGCCTGTGTAATGAAAAACGATTAATCATTCTAGAATCAATAAAGAGTCCAGAGCCTGTAATTTCAGTCGTAGTTGAGGCTAAATCTTCTGCGGATCAAGTAAAAATGATTCAGTCATTAGAAAAGTTAGAGAAAGAAGATCCATCTTGTAAAGTCAAAACCGATCCAGAAACCGGACAAATTTTACTTTTTGGTATGGGTGAATTGCATTTAGAAATTCTATTGGATCGATTGAACAGAGAGTTTAAAATTAATGCAAACAAAGGAAAGCCTCAGGTTTCATACAGGGAGACTATTTCAACTTCTGTTGAGATTCTGGAATCATTTGAAAAAAATATTGCAGGTGAAGATCATTTTGCGAAAGTTAAAATTTTTGTTGAATCAATTCCAGTTGAAAAGGGTATTGAGTTTAAAAATAATGTATCTCTAAATAATGAATTTAATACATTGATGTTAAAAGCTGTTGAGAATGGATTTAGAGAAAGTGCTGAGGTTGGTGCGCTAGCTGGATTTTCCATGCTCGGAGTAAGGGCAACTTTATTGAGTGTAGAATACAATAAAGAAAGTATTTCTGAAATTGCTTTTAAAGCGGCAACAATGGTTGGATTTAAAGAAGCATTAAAGCGATGTAAGTGTGAAATTTTGGAACCTATTTTTAAACTGGAAGTAATTTGTCCAGAGGATTTTTTAGGAAGCATAGTGTCTGATTTAAATTCTAGAAGAGGTAAAATAACATTAATTGAGTCAAAAGGCGCGTTGGGGCAAGTGATTAATGCTGAAGTGCCTTTGGGGCAACTGTTTGGATATGCTACAGATGTGAGAAGTCTTAGTCAGGGGCGTGCAACTTTTTCAATGGAATTTCTTAATTATTTAAGAGTGCCCCCTAAAACCTGTATGGAATTATTAAATTCAATGGGTAGATAAAAAAACATTTGACATCTCTAACTATTTTGTAAATATTCACACATCTCAATAAAAGAAGCTTACAGAAAGCTCCCCCCTATCTAAAATTTGGGAAAAAAGCTTTTGATGTGGCAATAACTAAAGAGAAAACAGAGAAATATATGCAAAGTCAAAAAATTCGAATTCGTCTAAAGGCGTTTGATCATAAGTTATTAGATCAATCCACAAAAGAAATAGTTGATACAGCCAGAAGGACTGGTGCGAAGGTAGCTGGGCCGATACCCTTGCCGACTAGAATTAACAGATATACGGTTTTAAGATCTCCGCATGTCGATAAGAAATCGAGAGAGCAGTTTGAAATAAGAACTCATAAGAGAATGCTTGATATTCTAGAGCCCACTCAGCAAACAATTGATCAGCTTATGAAGTTGGACTTGTCTGCTGGTGTTGACGTTGAAATTAAATTATCTGCTAAATAAGGTGCAAAATGACAGAATCTAATCAAATTAAATTAAGTTCGCTTTATGTATTCAAAGAGGGCATGTCTACTTACTTTGACGACAACGGTGCGGCTATTCCTGTTACGGTATTAAGATATTCTCCTTGGGTTGTATCTCAGATAAAAACTAAAGAGAATGATGGATATGAAGCTCTTCAAATCTCTTGTGAGCCTAAAAAAGTTAAAAACTCTAATAAATCGGAAATTGGTCATAGTAAAAAAATTGGACAAGAGGTTGGTTTTAGATATGTAAAAGAGGTTAGAGGGAGTTTTGACCAAAATGCCGTTCTTGGGGCAGTTGTATCAATTGAATCTTTAGTAAAGGGTGATCTGATTAAGGTTACCGCAAAGTCAAAGGGACATGGGTTTGTTGGTTCTGTGAGAAGGTGGAGTTTTGCTGGTGGGCCAGCATCTCATGGGTCGAAATTTCATAGACAGCCTGGTTCAAGTGGTAATAGAACTTGGCCTGGAAGAGTAATGCCAGGTAAAAAATTTCCAGGTCATTGGGGGGATGAGACTGTAACTGTTAAGAATTTAAAAGTTTTTGATGTAATCCCTGCAGAGAATGTGCTTATCGTGAGGGGCTCGGTTCCAGGGGCCAGAAATTCTTTGGTAAGATTGGTGAAGGTGTAGTTATGGCAGTTTTAGACGTGGTAAATATGGACAATATAAAAGTGAGTTCGGTTGAATTGCCAGATTCGATTGTTCAGGGTGAGGTTGATCAATCATTGCTTCATTCTATTGTTAAATGGCAATTGGCTTCTCGAAGGCAAGGAACGCATATGACTAAAACAAAGGGTTTGGTCAGTGGTGGAGGCAAAAAGCCATTTAAGCAGAAAGGTACTGGAAATGCAAGGCAGGGATCGACAAGGTCTCCTCTTATGCCAGGTGGTGGAACTGTTTTTGGTCCTCAGCCGAGAGACTATTCTTATGTTGTTCCGAAAAAAATGAGAAGAGCGGGGTTAAGAATGGCGCTCACTCATCTTATAAAAAATAATAAGTTTATAGTTTTGGATGATTTAAAATCAGATGGAAAAACTAAATCATTTTTAAATAATCTCAAAAAGTTGGGCTTGGAAAAGGCAGTAGTTACGGATTCAAGTTCAAATGAACTGATTTTAAGAGCAAGCAGAAATCTAGAAAAATATGTATTTATTCCTACTGTGGGCCTAAATGTTTATGATTTACTTAAATATGACGCATTAATTTGTACAAAAAGTTCAATTAAGGGGCTTGTTGAAAGAGTTGAGGTGGTTTCTTGAAAAATTTAGATTTATTCCCTTTGATAACGGAAAAAGCAGCTTTGAATGCAGAGGCTGGTACTTACGTATTCAAGTCAAAGTGTGATTGTGATAAGCTTGAAATTAAATCTTTTGTTGAAAAACGATTCTCTGTGAAGGTTGTATCTGTAAGAACTTCTATTTTTTCAAGAGCGCAAAAAAATAAAAAAAATGGAAAACTAATTAAGAGTTATTTTAAAAAAGTGTACGTTAAACTTGGTAAGGGGATGAAGATTCCTCTTTTTGAAGGTGTGTAGAATATGGGAATAAAGATATTTAATCCAACATCTGATGGTCGTAGGGGAATGACAGGGTATGATTTTTCTGAAATTACAAAAAGTGAACCAGAAAAATCTTTAACGATTAAGTTGAAGAAGCATAGCGCAAGAAACAACTATGGCCGAATAACAATGAGGCATGTTGGTGGTGGTCATAAAAAGTTGTACAGAATTATTGATTTTAAAAGAGAAAAAATAGATGTACCTGCAGTAGTAAAATCGATAGAATATGATCCATACAGAACGAGTAGAATTGCCTTGCTCCATTATCTAGATGGAGCAAAATCGTATATTCTTTGTCCCATTGGTCTTAATGTTGGGGACTCTGTCACTTCAAGTGATAAAGCTGATATAAAACCAGGAAATTCATTACCACTCAAATATATTCCGGTCGGAACTATTATACATAACATTGAGTTAAGACCAGGAAAGGGTGGGCAAATTTGTCGAGGTGCTGGTGCCAGCGCTGTATTAGTTGCTAAGGAAGAGAAATATTGTCAAGTAAGGATGCCATCTGGTGAAGTTAAGCAAGTATTATCTTCAAATAGGGCCAGCATTGGTCAAGTGGGAAACACAGATAATGAAAACATTAATCTTGGTAAGGCTGGCAGATCTCGATGGAGAGGTATTAGGCCATCAGTTAGAGGGATGGCTATGAATCCGGTTGATCATCCTTTGGGGGGCGGAGAAGGCGTTGGTAAAGGACATCATCCAGTTACTCCATGGGGGCAGCAGTGTAAAGGATTCAAAACAAGAAACTCAAAACGTACAGATTACTCTATAGTAAAGCGACGAAAGTAGGCAAAAAATGGGTAGGTCATTAAAAAAGGGTCCATTTGTGGATCATCATTTGTTAAGTAAAATTAATAATGCAATTGAAAAAAATGATAAAAAAGTTATTAAAACTTGGTCAAGACGATCTACAATTTTGCCAGATTGTATTGGGCTTACGTTTGCGGTTCATAACGGAAAAAAATTTGTCCCATTGTATGTGACTGAAAACATGATTGGCCATAAATTTGGTGAGTTTGCACCAACAAGAACATTTAACGGACACGCAGAGAAAAAAGCGCAAGCAGCTCCGGCGTCAGTGAAAAAATAGGAAGTTTATTATGGAAGCTAAAGCATCATTAAAATATGCAAGAGTTGGATGTCAAAAAGCAAGATTGGTTGCTAACGTTGTTAGGGGAAAAAAGGTGGATCTGGCTTTGAAAACTTTAAATTTTATGGACCAAAAATCAGCTGAATTGTTTAGAAAATTAATTGAGTCTGCGGTCGCAAATGCTGAATTTAAAAAACTTATGGATATTGATAGATTATTTGTGAAATCTATTTATGTTGATCAAGGACCAAGTCTAAAACGTTTTAGACCAAGAGCGCAAGGCAGGGCGTTTGGAGTAAAGAAGAAAACTAGTCATCTAAACGTTGTATTAGAGGAGAAATAAAGTGGGTCAAAAGGTAAATCCAATTGGTTTTAGAGTAGGCGTGATAAGAACCTGGGAGTCAAGATGGTTTGCAAAGGGAAGAAAATACTTTGAAAATCTACATGAAGACTTGAGATTAAGGGATTTTTTGAAGTCGAAATTGAAACACGCTGGGGTGGCGCGGATTGAAATTGAAAGAGCTGCCGAAAAACTAAAAATAATAATTCAAACAGCGCGACCAGGGATAGTAATTGGAAAAAAAGGCACAGGGATAGATTCTCTTAAAAATGAGGTTCAGTCTTTAACTAAAAGTGAAGTTTATTTAAATATTCAAGAAGTGAGAAAACCAGATATTGATTCTCAGTTGGTTGCTGAGAACATTGCTCTTCAGCTTGAAAAAAGAGTTTCTTGGAGAAGAGCAATGAAAAAAGCTCTTGCTGCCGGAGTAAAGGGTGGAGTTAAGGGAATAAAAATTAGAGTGTCTGGTAGGCTTGATGGTGCAGAAATAGCTAGATCAGAGTGGTATAACCAAAAAAGTGTACCATTGCACACATTGAGGGCAGATATAGATTATGGAACGGCTGAGGCTTTAACTACCTATGGTATAATCGGTGTTAAGGTTTGGATTTATAAAGGTGATATTTTAAGCACTCGTGAAATTGAGGAGGCTGGTCGTGTTAAGTCCTAAAAGGGTTAAATGGAGAAAGCAGTTTGTTGGAAGATCTAAAGGCTTGGCCTATAGGGGTTCTAATTTAGATTTTGGAGATTATGGATTGCAAGCTTTAGAGGCGGGTAAGCTAACGGCAAGACAATTAGAAGCTGGTAGAATTGCGATTTCAAGAAGCGTAAAAAGAGGTGGAAAAATTTGGTGTAGGGTATTTCCTAACATACCTGTAACAAAAAAAGCAGCTGAAACCAGAATGGGGAGCGGAAAGGGAAATCCTGAGTTTTGGGTTTCCCAGATATTGCCTGGAAAAATTCTATTCGAGTTGGATGGGGTTACTACGGAGCAAGCAAAAGAAGCCTTTGAAAGAGCAGCACATAAACTTCCATTTAAGACAAGATTTTTGTCAAGAGAGTAGAAAATGAAATACAGTGAAATAAAAAATT
It encodes:
- a CDS encoding 30S ribosomal protein S12, translating into MPTINQLIKKERSSQKNQTKSPALTSCPQKRGVCTRVYTTTPKKPNSALRKVAKVRLSNGFEVISYIPGIGHNLQEHSVVLIRGGRVKDLPGVRYHIVRGVLDLQGVNGRLRSRSKYGTKRPKK
- the rpsG gene encoding 30S ribosomal protein S7, which codes for MSRRKKTFKREIIPDPVYKDLVFAKFINKMTIQGKKATAQKLFYGALSELEGKVPNEESINVLKKAIENTKPSIEVRSRRVGGATYQVPVDVRPTRRLSLAMKWLIEYSRSRGEKDFSKRLAGEILDAFNNKGNSVKKKEDVHRMAEANKAFSHYNW
- the fusA gene encoding elongation factor G, translating into MSAKEPNKVSDLAYTRNIGIAAHIDAGKTTTSERILFYSGKSHKIGEVHEGNTAMDWMVQEQERGITITSASTTLFWNDYRINLIDTPGHVDFTIEVERSLRVLDGAIAVFDAVSGVEPQSETVWRQANKFKVPRICFINKMDRVGANFFESVSSIKLKLNANPIILQIPYGLEDNFKGVIDLIEMKLHLWGEESKFGDSYITSDIPEENIKEVIEYRKKIVESIVELDDDLVDLFLKGEEISVLSLKKSLRKSVVNLKAFPVFCGSAFKNKGIQPLLDAVIDYLPSPIDKLFLTATDYRNELPVEFKVNFEDPFVGLAFKIANDPFSGNLTYVRAYSGTLKVGDVLLNPRVNKKEKIQKILKMHANHREEVVDLKAGDIGAVIGLKFTGTGDSLCNEKRLIILESIKSPEPVISVVVEAKSSADQVKMIQSLEKLEKEDPSCKVKTDPETGQILLFGMGELHLEILLDRLNREFKINANKGKPQVSYRETISTSVEILESFEKNIAGEDHFAKVKIFVESIPVEKGIEFKNNVSLNNEFNTLMLKAVENGFRESAEVGALAGFSMLGVRATLLSVEYNKESISEIAFKAATMVGFKEALKRCKCEILEPIFKLEVICPEDFLGSIVSDLNSRRGKITLIESKGALGQVINAEVPLGQLFGYATDVRSLSQGRATFSMEFLNYLRVPPKTCMELLNSMGR
- the rpsJ gene encoding 30S ribosomal protein S10; its protein translation is MQSQKIRIRLKAFDHKLLDQSTKEIVDTARRTGAKVAGPIPLPTRINRYTVLRSPHVDKKSREQFEIRTHKRMLDILEPTQQTIDQLMKLDLSAGVDVEIKLSAK
- the rplC gene encoding 50S ribosomal protein L3; this translates as MTESNQIKLSSLYVFKEGMSTYFDDNGAAIPVTVLRYSPWVVSQIKTKENDGYEALQISCEPKKVKNSNKSEIGHSKKIGQEVGFRYVKEVRGSFDQNAVLGAVVSIESLVKGDLIKVTAKSKGHGFVGSVRRWSFAGGPASHGSKFHRQPGSSGNRTWPGRVMPGKKFPGHWGDETVTVKNLKVFDVIPAENVLIVRGSVPGARNSLVRLVKV
- the rplD gene encoding 50S ribosomal protein L4; this encodes MAVLDVVNMDNIKVSSVELPDSIVQGEVDQSLLHSIVKWQLASRRQGTHMTKTKGLVSGGGKKPFKQKGTGNARQGSTRSPLMPGGGTVFGPQPRDYSYVVPKKMRRAGLRMALTHLIKNNKFIVLDDLKSDGKTKSFLNNLKKLGLEKAVVTDSSSNELILRASRNLEKYVFIPTVGLNVYDLLKYDALICTKSSIKGLVERVEVVS
- the rplW gene encoding 50S ribosomal protein L23, translating into MKNLDLFPLITEKAALNAEAGTYVFKSKCDCDKLEIKSFVEKRFSVKVVSVRTSIFSRAQKNKKNGKLIKSYFKKVYVKLGKGMKIPLFEGV
- the rplB gene encoding 50S ribosomal protein L2; protein product: MGIKIFNPTSDGRRGMTGYDFSEITKSEPEKSLTIKLKKHSARNNYGRITMRHVGGGHKKLYRIIDFKREKIDVPAVVKSIEYDPYRTSRIALLHYLDGAKSYILCPIGLNVGDSVTSSDKADIKPGNSLPLKYIPVGTIIHNIELRPGKGGQICRGAGASAVLVAKEEKYCQVRMPSGEVKQVLSSNRASIGQVGNTDNENINLGKAGRSRWRGIRPSVRGMAMNPVDHPLGGGEGVGKGHHPVTPWGQQCKGFKTRNSKRTDYSIVKRRK
- the rpsS gene encoding 30S ribosomal protein S19, yielding MGRSLKKGPFVDHHLLSKINNAIEKNDKKVIKTWSRRSTILPDCIGLTFAVHNGKKFVPLYVTENMIGHKFGEFAPTRTFNGHAEKKAQAAPASVKK
- the rplV gene encoding 50S ribosomal protein L22, translating into MEAKASLKYARVGCQKARLVANVVRGKKVDLALKTLNFMDQKSAELFRKLIESAVANAEFKKLMDIDRLFVKSIYVDQGPSLKRFRPRAQGRAFGVKKKTSHLNVVLEEK
- the rpsC gene encoding 30S ribosomal protein S3; the encoded protein is MGQKVNPIGFRVGVIRTWESRWFAKGRKYFENLHEDLRLRDFLKSKLKHAGVARIEIERAAEKLKIIIQTARPGIVIGKKGTGIDSLKNEVQSLTKSEVYLNIQEVRKPDIDSQLVAENIALQLEKRVSWRRAMKKALAAGVKGGVKGIKIRVSGRLDGAEIARSEWYNQKSVPLHTLRADIDYGTAEALTTYGIIGVKVWIYKGDILSTREIEEAGRVKS
- the rplP gene encoding 50S ribosomal protein L16 produces the protein MLSPKRVKWRKQFVGRSKGLAYRGSNLDFGDYGLQALEAGKLTARQLEAGRIAISRSVKRGGKIWCRVFPNIPVTKKAAETRMGSGKGNPEFWVSQILPGKILFELDGVTTEQAKEAFERAAHKLPFKTRFLSRE